In a genomic window of Infirmifilum sp. NZ:
- a CDS encoding transglutaminase-like domain-containing protein produces the protein MMGHSSYRLVLACIVLAVVFLPLSPLTTSSSGFKLGSQVTYTIVGRFLLVNNNNVTVNDYIYISLPQNTSFQQSYVVKIEPRPIRLLQDEDGNVFAVAAVTARPNERVWVNVTYRVIVTPYEIDRAQSRGVWPQGELVRQYTRSTMYWDIYNATLVKIAYDTAYRDAPLEVVDRLASWVVGRVRYTVNLGRSGSNHALVYTGRGYAIQGDCVEVSDVFITMARSLGIPARAAYGFLLTSYKEHMWLNMSTVEEEGEAILSHWGGHMWPQVYIDPYGWIDVDMLDGMSPNVGRFSARHVVFGFEETKYYGSSLTSSCIPSYMTLSYIEYWFDGELS, from the coding sequence ATGATGGGTCATAGTAGCTATAGGTTGGTTCTCGCGTGTATTGTTCTAGCGGTGGTTTTTCTCCCCCTGTCTCCTCTCACAACTTCTTCCTCAGGTTTTAAGCTCGGGTCTCAGGTAACTTACACAATCGTCGGACGTTTCCTCCTAGTGAATAACAACAACGTCACGGTTAATGACTACATATACATTTCACTCCCCCAGAACACGAGCTTCCAGCAAAGCTACGTGGTAAAGATAGAGCCCAGGCCTATCAGGCTCCTGCAGGACGAGGATGGCAACGTGTTCGCAGTGGCTGCTGTGACGGCTAGGCCAAACGAGAGGGTCTGGGTTAACGTGACATACAGAGTTATCGTTACGCCATACGAGATCGACAGGGCGCAGAGCCGGGGGGTATGGCCCCAGGGAGAGCTAGTAAGGCAGTACACAAGGTCTACCATGTACTGGGATATATACAACGCAACCCTGGTAAAAATCGCCTATGATACCGCCTACCGGGACGCTCCGCTAGAGGTAGTTGATAGGCTTGCGAGCTGGGTCGTTGGCAGAGTTAGGTACACCGTGAACCTGGGGCGTAGCGGGAGCAACCACGCTCTAGTGTATACCGGTAGGGGCTACGCTATTCAGGGGGACTGCGTTGAAGTCTCGGATGTTTTCATAACCATGGCACGCTCGCTGGGAATTCCCGCCAGAGCCGCCTACGGCTTCCTGCTGACAAGCTACAAGGAGCACATGTGGCTTAACATGAGCACCGTTGAGGAGGAGGGCGAGGCGATCCTGAGCCACTGGGGCGGGCACATGTGGCCTCAGGTTTACATAGACCCGTACGGGTGGATCGACGTGGACATGCTGGATGGAATGTCACCTAATGTTGGGCGGTTCAGCGCAAGGCACGTGGTTTTCGGCTTCGAAGAAACCAAGTACTATGGATCGTCGTTGACGAGCAGCTGCATTCCCAGCTACATGACCTTGAGCTACATCGAGTACTGGTTCGACGGTGAGCTCTCATGA
- a CDS encoding TldD/PmbA family protein has product MDLLEVGTKVKEKALEIGFDEVAVGVTATESVMVKFANSEPSVVQNWSTIEVGVYVTKGQRILGTSAPVSSLEDAYRILEKLYAMHHRLPPSMLYAPLPEPGKSAVLQGLVDKKLIESIRDPSGISEAIVEAANRYRIDYFAGMLQISHDRKALVTSKGAEMQEESTYLKMYIRAFAGEGSGQWSLGTRRLDMRRVEEVAETAADFAFRSRVQEEVQPGRYNILLSPMVAGNLFNYIADMALAHSVLMGSSIFMNNQPGDRVASEALTIEDAPHLAELPGSTSFDDEGIPTYNKPIIEKGVLKTLLHNTKTASKFGAKTTGNAGLVFPRLWALNVRPGDYKFEELLSEMKNGLIVTNNWYTRLQNYVEGIFSTITRDAIFIVKDGDIVGAARKLRIADSFPRMLQNIVAVGDTPYDMYWWEVETPTRTPYILVRDLGTSKHTA; this is encoded by the coding sequence ATGGACCTGTTAGAAGTGGGTACTAAGGTTAAAGAGAAAGCCCTCGAGATTGGCTTCGACGAGGTTGCAGTCGGGGTAACCGCAACCGAGAGCGTTATGGTAAAGTTTGCTAACAGCGAACCCAGCGTCGTACAAAACTGGTCAACTATCGAGGTTGGTGTCTACGTTACGAAGGGCCAAAGGATACTCGGGACTAGCGCGCCTGTAAGCTCGCTGGAAGACGCGTACAGGATCCTTGAAAAACTCTATGCGATGCATCATAGGCTTCCTCCAAGTATGCTCTACGCTCCTCTCCCCGAGCCAGGGAAGTCAGCGGTGCTTCAGGGGCTAGTAGACAAGAAGCTCATCGAATCAATCCGCGACCCATCCGGCATTTCTGAGGCTATAGTTGAAGCCGCAAACCGCTATAGAATAGACTACTTCGCCGGAATGCTCCAGATCTCGCACGACAGGAAAGCCCTGGTGACGAGCAAGGGTGCGGAGATGCAGGAGGAGTCCACATACCTTAAGATGTACATCCGCGCGTTCGCCGGTGAGGGGTCGGGACAGTGGTCGTTAGGCACTAGGAGGCTGGATATGAGGAGAGTCGAGGAGGTGGCGGAAACCGCGGCAGACTTCGCCTTCCGCTCCAGGGTGCAGGAGGAAGTGCAGCCTGGGAGGTACAACATCCTGCTTTCACCAATGGTTGCTGGGAACCTCTTCAACTACATCGCCGACATGGCGCTCGCCCACAGCGTGCTGATGGGTAGCTCGATATTCATGAACAATCAGCCTGGAGATAGGGTTGCCTCCGAAGCGTTAACCATCGAGGACGCCCCCCACCTTGCGGAGCTACCAGGCTCCACCTCGTTCGACGACGAGGGGATTCCAACCTACAATAAGCCGATAATAGAGAAGGGTGTGCTCAAAACACTTCTTCACAACACCAAGACTGCCTCGAAGTTCGGCGCTAAGACAACCGGAAACGCTGGCCTCGTGTTTCCGCGATTATGGGCTCTCAACGTGAGGCCTGGGGACTACAAGTTCGAAGAGCTCTTGAGCGAGATGAAAAACGGCCTTATAGTCACCAACAACTGGTACACCAGGCTTCAAAATTACGTTGAGGGCATCTTCTCTACCATAACCAGGGATGCGATATTCATCGTGAAAGACGGCGACATTGTCGGCGCGGCTAGGAAGCTCAGAATAGCCGACTCGTTCCCGAGGATGCTTCAGAACATAGTTGCTGTTGGCGACACGCCCTACGACATGTACTGGTGGGAAGTCGAGACACCTACTAGAACACCTTACATTCTAGTAAGAGATCTGGGAACCTCCAAGCACACCGCTTAA
- a CDS encoding TldD/PmbA family protein, giving the protein MPWNHEDLVLKALDVGSSLGARYVEARYHRHSRSSLFSRNGEVIGTESSVSEGIAVRVIANGALGFASTTILTEESVRKTVEDAFRKAQAHSKLVKKPIEFSQERLGRATYEVNEVKPFTNVSVEEKVSYLFDLWKNVSSSVSTARVATLTSWIGESVEEKVVANTDGAYIKSRIPRLSLGYNVVVTLPSQGTIQRFFSHGASGGYELLEKWNVIGYLPEDVRKFEKIILEARSPPTDRPVDVIVGSEIVGLMVHESCGHPSEADRILGREAAQAGKSFIKPDMLGEKIGSEYATVIDDPTIPGSNGFYLYDDEGVPARPRFLYKEGKINEFLHNRWTAKLFGVNSNAAARAMSHESEPIIRMANTYFKPGDYTFEELLEDVKFGVYIKSYMEWNIDDERWSQRYGGLEAYLIENGELKNLVKNPVLELTTKTFYSSVDAADKNLEFYAGTCGKGEPMQGVPVWFGGPNVRVRNILLRVIA; this is encoded by the coding sequence ATGCCTTGGAACCACGAGGATCTCGTTCTGAAGGCGCTCGATGTAGGCTCGAGCCTCGGGGCTCGATACGTCGAAGCTAGGTACCACAGGCATAGCAGGAGTAGCCTCTTTTCCAGGAACGGAGAGGTCATCGGGACGGAGTCTTCTGTCTCGGAGGGCATAGCAGTCAGAGTTATCGCCAACGGGGCGCTTGGCTTTGCTTCAACCACTATTCTCACAGAGGAAAGTGTGAGGAAGACTGTTGAAGACGCTTTCAGAAAGGCGCAGGCTCACAGCAAGCTCGTAAAGAAGCCCATTGAGTTTTCCCAGGAGAGGCTAGGAAGAGCCACATATGAAGTGAATGAGGTTAAACCCTTCACGAACGTTAGTGTAGAGGAGAAGGTATCCTACCTCTTTGACTTGTGGAAAAACGTCAGCTCCTCTGTTTCTACCGCGCGCGTCGCCACGCTAACATCCTGGATCGGGGAAAGCGTGGAAGAGAAGGTGGTCGCGAACACTGACGGTGCCTACATCAAGAGCAGGATACCTCGGCTCTCTTTAGGCTACAACGTCGTCGTGACCTTGCCTTCTCAGGGGACCATCCAGCGCTTCTTCTCACATGGCGCGTCGGGCGGGTACGAGCTCCTCGAGAAGTGGAATGTGATCGGTTATCTCCCGGAAGATGTGCGGAAGTTTGAGAAAATAATTCTAGAGGCAAGGTCTCCCCCAACGGACAGACCTGTTGACGTAATAGTGGGTAGCGAGATCGTCGGGCTTATGGTCCACGAGAGCTGTGGGCATCCCAGCGAAGCAGACAGGATACTCGGGCGCGAAGCCGCGCAGGCTGGAAAGAGCTTCATAAAACCTGACATGTTGGGCGAAAAAATAGGAAGCGAGTATGCAACTGTGATAGACGACCCCACAATTCCGGGAAGCAACGGCTTTTACCTTTACGACGACGAAGGGGTCCCTGCCCGTCCAAGGTTTCTCTACAAGGAGGGCAAGATAAACGAGTTCCTGCACAACCGCTGGACAGCAAAGCTCTTCGGGGTTAACAGCAACGCGGCCGCCAGGGCCATGAGCCACGAGTCCGAGCCCATAATCAGGATGGCGAACACCTACTTTAAGCCCGGCGACTACACGTTCGAGGAACTCCTAGAGGACGTGAAGTTTGGCGTGTACATTAAGAGTTACATGGAGTGGAACATCGACGACGAGCGGTGGAGCCAAAGGTACGGTGGCCTGGAGGCATACCTGATTGAGAACGGGGAGTTGAAGAACCTAGTGAAAAATCCCGTCCTGGAGCTCACGACAAAGACATTCTACAGCAGCGTGGATGCCGCGGACAAGAACCTGGAGTTTTATGCCGGCACCTGCGGGAAAGGCGAACCAATGCAGGGGGTACCTGTGTGGTTCGGGGGTCCAAACGTTAGGGTGAGAAACATTTTGTTGCGGGTGATAGCGTGA
- a CDS encoding adenylate kinase — MKLVFIGPPGVGKGTYAQAVSERYGIPHISTGDIFREEARKGSELGKLVKEYMDKGLLVPDDLVIEIVKRRLQETDCRNGFILDGFPRTLPQALALEEFAKPDLVLNFIAREDVIIERLSGRRVCANCGAIYHVKYMPPKVPGVCDKCGGPLIIRRDDRPEVIRERLKVFHEQFTPIIRFYEERGRLITVEANEQAPVVIPRVLSILEMRFKESPRSQSGK, encoded by the coding sequence GTGAAGCTCGTATTTATAGGTCCTCCGGGCGTCGGGAAGGGAACTTACGCGCAGGCTGTCAGTGAAAGATACGGTATTCCTCACATATCTACGGGCGACATTTTCAGAGAGGAGGCTAGGAAGGGCAGCGAGCTTGGGAAGCTTGTGAAAGAGTACATGGACAAAGGCCTGTTAGTGCCTGATGACCTTGTAATAGAGATAGTTAAGAGGAGGCTTCAGGAAACCGATTGCAGGAACGGGTTCATACTGGATGGCTTCCCCAGGACGTTACCCCAGGCTCTTGCTCTCGAAGAGTTCGCAAAGCCAGATCTAGTCTTAAACTTCATCGCTCGGGAGGATGTTATAATAGAGAGGCTTAGCGGGCGTCGCGTGTGCGCTAACTGCGGCGCCATCTACCACGTTAAATACATGCCTCCCAAGGTGCCAGGAGTGTGTGACAAGTGCGGTGGACCTCTTATCATTCGACGTGACGATCGGCCTGAAGTGATCAGAGAGAGGCTGAAAGTTTTCCACGAGCAATTCACGCCGATTATACGCTTTTACGAAGAGAGGGGGAGACTCATAACCGTAGAGGCCAACGAGCAAGCTCCCGTTGTCATACCAAGAGTCCTAAGTATCCTCGAAATGCGATTCAAGGAGTCGCCTCGCTCGCAATCCGGTAAATGA
- a CDS encoding DUF58 domain-containing protein — protein MTEKGWATAILALLIVSLAVGLQKWSLLLFSLPLIYSLILSRQAPATGTVRVDLSRELSRTRLIEGEELEVNLRVKNLSNSPLILGLEDKIAEPLTVVEGANKGILVLRPREEKSVKYRVSSIKRGHYEIGPAIVEIYDPFLMRRVERFSFEQDKIVYLPKLLRKYRVGLAATYTIPRTGEIVSKRPGEGGDFLEVKEAQGGVLRRINWKATAKLQKWMVNVFESERLTNVIVVLDVSGRRILGREVEDFVDAVVRVAASLVFGLTLSGYRVAMLVVGNYRDWVKPGSGKRHLIRLLSALADVRYLPTRQIVDYGEVFKRISYILSPSGSSVVVISSFTEEEVYRIISEAEGMGYSITCIAVNPFEIPSLRILRSKNLLSEIWREGILEILPRKSRRAVVVEPYE, from the coding sequence TTGACGGAGAAGGGTTGGGCCACAGCGATACTAGCATTGCTAATTGTTTCATTAGCTGTAGGTCTGCAAAAGTGGAGCCTCCTCCTCTTCTCCCTTCCGCTAATCTACTCTTTAATCTTAAGTCGGCAAGCCCCAGCTACGGGTACAGTGCGTGTTGACTTATCTCGAGAGCTCTCCAGAACGAGGCTTATTGAAGGCGAGGAGCTTGAAGTCAACCTGAGAGTAAAGAACCTCTCAAACTCTCCGCTAATTCTAGGCCTCGAGGATAAGATAGCGGAACCTCTTACAGTCGTGGAGGGCGCAAACAAGGGCATCCTGGTTCTGAGGCCGCGTGAGGAGAAATCAGTCAAGTACAGGGTTTCTTCTATAAAGAGAGGTCATTACGAGATAGGTCCTGCTATAGTCGAGATATACGATCCTTTTCTAATGAGAAGAGTGGAGAGGTTCAGCTTCGAACAGGATAAAATCGTGTACTTACCCAAACTGCTAAGAAAATACCGCGTAGGCTTGGCTGCAACCTACACTATTCCCAGGACAGGCGAAATAGTCTCAAAAAGACCCGGTGAGGGCGGAGATTTCCTGGAAGTTAAAGAAGCTCAAGGAGGGGTTTTGCGCCGCATAAACTGGAAGGCGACAGCTAAGCTTCAAAAGTGGATGGTTAATGTCTTCGAGTCTGAGAGGCTCACCAACGTAATCGTAGTTCTTGACGTGAGTGGTAGGAGGATCCTGGGTAGAGAAGTCGAGGATTTCGTTGACGCTGTAGTAAGGGTAGCCGCCTCATTGGTGTTTGGATTGACACTTTCAGGCTACCGCGTCGCGATGCTTGTTGTGGGAAACTACCGCGACTGGGTTAAACCGGGCTCAGGGAAAAGGCACCTGATCAGGCTCTTGTCTGCACTAGCTGACGTGCGCTACTTGCCCACAAGACAGATCGTCGACTACGGCGAAGTCTTCAAAAGGATCTCGTACATCCTCTCTCCCTCGGGCTCATCCGTCGTCGTCATTTCTTCTTTCACAGAGGAAGAGGTCTACAGAATAATCTCGGAGGCTGAAGGCATGGGCTACAGCATAACGTGTATAGCCGTTAACCCATTCGAGATACCAAGCCTGCGTATCCTCAGGTCGAAAAACCTTCTCTCAGAGATCTGGAGAGAGGGGATACTGGAAATTTTACCTCGCAAATCAAGAAGAGCCGTTGTGGTAGAGCCCTATGAGTGA
- a CDS encoding AAA family ATPase, which produces MPDKQLFERLYAEIEKAIVGKRDVVEKVLVTLLAQGHLLIEDYPGMAKTLLASSFAQALDLEFRRVQFTPDLLPSDITGGYIYDPKIGDFKLRKGPIFTNILLSDEINRAPPKTQSALLEAMQERQVTIDGSTFALNEPFMVVATLNPIELEGTYPLPEAQLDRFLMKVKMGYPSFEEEKMILRKRIERRADKPIINKVVSRDEILALQRAVEDVYVDESILEYIVKLVAATRRLKEVEVGVSPRGAEALMKASRALAFIRGRKYVIPDDVKELAVPVLAHRLVLRVESAIRGFTSEELVKQVLEKTEVPREVRD; this is translated from the coding sequence ATGCCTGATAAACAGCTCTTCGAGAGGCTCTATGCTGAGATCGAAAAGGCTATTGTCGGAAAGAGAGATGTCGTTGAGAAAGTTTTAGTCACGCTCCTAGCTCAAGGTCACCTGCTCATCGAAGACTACCCGGGAATGGCTAAAACCCTTCTAGCTTCATCTTTTGCTCAGGCGCTTGACCTGGAGTTTCGGCGTGTGCAATTTACCCCGGATCTACTACCCTCGGACATCACAGGGGGCTACATTTATGACCCAAAGATTGGGGATTTCAAGCTTAGAAAAGGACCGATATTCACGAACATTCTTCTCTCTGACGAGATAAACAGAGCCCCGCCGAAGACGCAGAGTGCGTTGCTGGAAGCCATGCAGGAGAGGCAAGTTACAATAGATGGGAGTACGTTTGCTTTGAACGAGCCTTTTATGGTTGTAGCCACCCTCAACCCGATTGAACTCGAAGGAACATACCCTTTACCGGAGGCCCAGCTGGATCGCTTTCTGATGAAGGTAAAGATGGGATACCCTAGCTTCGAAGAGGAGAAGATGATTTTGAGAAAACGCATCGAGCGGAGAGCGGATAAGCCTATAATCAACAAAGTCGTCTCGCGGGATGAGATCCTCGCACTTCAGAGAGCCGTAGAAGACGTCTACGTGGACGAGAGTATCCTCGAGTACATAGTGAAGTTGGTCGCCGCTACCAGACGACTGAAGGAGGTAGAAGTGGGGGTCAGCCCGAGAGGCGCAGAGGCTCTGATGAAGGCCTCAAGAGCCCTTGCATTCATACGAGGCCGAAAGTACGTCATTCCCGACGATGTAAAGGAGCTCGCTGTTCCAGTTCTAGCACACAGACTTGTACTGAGGGTTGAGAGCGCAATCAGGGGTTTCACATCCGAGGAGCTTGTCAAACAGGTTCTTGAGAAAACCGAGGTTCCGAGAGAAGTAAGGGATTAA
- a CDS encoding DUF4129 domain-containing protein, with amino-acid sequence MRYGDILLLAIITILILLVATGEPRELYVPSVAKQDVNAAVFLGFVALVSVGIYVARYDVAEVIRELLKRDKNRGESRGKSFAFSLLFNLLLLLLVLLVISRNPSKEEYQVQLNTMPANTSLNQEFNTSGTRLNSTVTTFYPQASGKLLPYTPWIASVLLGLAIASVFLTARISRREQVNSKLATREVREAILEESKQALTMIRSDLYVRRVISELYKSFCRELNKRRVDTPGQMTAREIMQRTIILIPTIPIAPLEDLTYLFEKALYSDYPLNTEDRERAEKALASLINHLEAT; translated from the coding sequence GTGAGGTACGGAGACATACTGTTGCTTGCAATCATTACGATCCTGATACTTTTGGTAGCCACGGGTGAACCAAGAGAACTCTATGTTCCAAGCGTGGCTAAACAGGATGTTAACGCGGCAGTTTTTCTGGGGTTTGTAGCCTTAGTTTCGGTAGGTATTTACGTAGCAAGGTACGATGTCGCGGAGGTGATCCGCGAGCTCCTCAAAAGAGATAAGAATAGAGGAGAGAGTAGGGGAAAAAGCTTTGCTTTCTCCCTGCTGTTCAACCTTCTTCTCCTGCTGCTAGTACTCCTGGTAATAAGCAGGAATCCATCCAAGGAGGAATATCAGGTTCAGCTTAACACCATGCCCGCTAACACCTCTCTAAATCAGGAATTCAACACGTCGGGTACGCGGTTAAACTCCACTGTCACCACTTTCTATCCGCAAGCCTCGGGGAAACTCTTGCCCTATACGCCCTGGATAGCCTCAGTTCTATTGGGATTAGCCATTGCCTCAGTTTTTCTTACGGCTCGGATTAGCCGCAGAGAACAGGTAAACAGCAAATTGGCCACGAGAGAAGTGCGTGAAGCAATTCTGGAGGAATCAAAGCAGGCTCTGACTATGATCAGATCCGACTTATATGTTAGGCGCGTTATATCCGAGCTATACAAATCTTTTTGCCGAGAGCTTAACAAGAGGCGAGTTGACACGCCAGGGCAGATGACAGCTCGAGAAATAATGCAGCGTACAATTATCTTGATACCTACCATCCCGATCGCCCCCCTAGAGGATCTAACGTACCTTTTCGAGAAGGCCCTATACAGCGATTATCCATTGAACACGGAAGACCGCGAGCGCGCTGAGAAAGCCTTAGCGTCTCTAATCAACCACCTTGAGGCGACGTAG
- a CDS encoding PAC2 family protein, whose translation MRTLECRGYRIFVYRELTLRHGILVQGLPGIGLVGKIAVDYIVSTLGLEKVAELVGPGLLLPVGNAGVFVDQTGSLRLPSYKFYLYSGEEHDILFLTSEVQPVSWAQYDVADCVLDFFSSLGGEKVIGVCGTSSETPTVEVVFTVAGSGSAPELEALGLKRSAGGTITGACGLLPALAALKGIEGLVIMGSTHTPEPNFESSREVVRVLSKILKLEVNLEGLDKLIQEEKAREEELRREIERAEQAEERKEGLPSWYV comes from the coding sequence GTGCGTACGCTTGAGTGCAGGGGGTATAGGATCTTCGTTTACAGGGAACTGACGCTCAGGCACGGCATCTTGGTGCAGGGGCTACCTGGGATAGGCTTGGTGGGGAAGATCGCCGTTGATTACATTGTCTCGACGCTCGGGCTGGAGAAAGTGGCCGAGCTCGTGGGCCCTGGGCTACTCCTCCCCGTCGGAAACGCTGGGGTTTTTGTCGACCAAACGGGAAGCCTGAGGCTTCCATCCTACAAATTCTACCTCTATAGCGGCGAGGAGCATGACATCCTTTTTCTAACGAGCGAGGTTCAACCCGTCAGTTGGGCTCAGTATGATGTCGCGGATTGTGTTCTCGACTTCTTCAGCTCTCTTGGTGGTGAAAAAGTTATAGGGGTCTGCGGGACATCCTCCGAGACTCCGACAGTTGAGGTTGTTTTCACGGTAGCTGGCTCTGGATCAGCACCGGAGCTCGAAGCCCTCGGCCTCAAGCGTAGTGCTGGCGGGACCATAACCGGGGCGTGCGGCCTTCTACCTGCGTTAGCCGCGCTAAAAGGCATTGAAGGCCTCGTCATAATGGGAAGCACGCACACTCCCGAGCCGAACTTTGAATCTTCGCGGGAGGTGGTTAGAGTTCTGTCAAAAATTCTGAAGCTTGAGGTGAATCTGGAGGGCCTGGACAAGCTTATTCAGGAAGAGAAAGCGCGGGAAGAGGAGCTGAGGAGAGAGATCGAGAGAGCAGAACAGGCTGAGGAGAGAAAAGAAGGCTTGCCGAGCTGGTACGTCTAG
- a CDS encoding TatD family hydrolase, which produces MPRDILYLDAHVHLYEFQVEDVERFVSSGIRLIAVSEDYLSSLKVLEIRDSYPENVLACVGLHPWNLKEEGAATHEVDLIEALISDADCVGEVGLDLKFVAATFPLQRKIFERFVELARTHNKPMNIHSAGAWRQTLELLKQHGVKSAVFHWYTGPLDLLPELLSSGYMISVNASLRLQPKAKQVVSAVPVSSMLTESDGPYHYRGLTLTPLLIPELIAEIASLKGIPEDTLRKEVLGNAKKLFNR; this is translated from the coding sequence ATGCCTCGTGATATTCTCTACCTTGACGCCCACGTACACCTCTACGAGTTCCAGGTGGAGGACGTTGAGCGCTTCGTCTCATCGGGCATACGACTGATCGCGGTTTCAGAGGATTACCTTTCATCCCTCAAAGTCTTGGAAATCCGCGACTCCTACCCAGAGAACGTCCTCGCTTGCGTGGGGTTGCACCCTTGGAACCTGAAAGAAGAGGGCGCGGCCACCCATGAGGTAGATCTGATCGAGGCCCTTATCTCAGATGCGGATTGCGTAGGCGAGGTTGGGCTCGACTTGAAGTTCGTAGCTGCCACGTTCCCGTTGCAGAGAAAAATCTTTGAGCGCTTTGTAGAGCTCGCCAGAACGCACAACAAGCCTATGAACATCCACTCCGCTGGAGCGTGGCGTCAAACACTGGAGCTTTTAAAGCAACATGGTGTGAAAAGCGCTGTTTTCCACTGGTACACCGGCCCCCTAGATCTACTACCGGAGTTACTTTCTTCAGGTTACATGATAAGTGTGAACGCCTCACTGCGCTTACAGCCGAAGGCTAAGCAGGTAGTATCTGCGGTTCCGGTGAGCTCGATGCTAACAGAGAGCGACGGACCCTACCACTATAGGGGCCTTACTCTCACCCCACTTTTGATCCCAGAGCTAATAGCAGAAATAGCCTCCTTGAAAGGTATCCCCGAAGACACCCTGAGGAAAGAAGTGCTCGGGAACGCCAAAAAGCTTTTTAATAGGTAA
- a CDS encoding inositol monophosphatase family protein: protein MALLSLIREAAREGAERAIEAIKLGTAGSVVGKGKGGDYSLQGDVASEEAIINYLRQHMGGLRVISEEAGELSYGESPTYTFIIDPIDGSRNYKRGLPFFAISIGVVEGETLDDLIAGVVYAPLLNMEFTAVRGQGAWLNGKPIRVTSQDDLANALVFVGATPKAVFLPQVYALMLTLRGGVVRSLGSASLELSFVASGGVDAYIDQWGTMRVIDVAAAILIAREAGAWVKVRGSLNERGAVSLKEKLAVIAASTEKLGKQLEAVYREALNMDFTEMFYAS, encoded by the coding sequence ATGGCGCTTCTGAGCCTCATCCGGGAGGCAGCTAGAGAGGGTGCTGAAAGGGCTATTGAAGCCATCAAGCTAGGGACAGCTGGTAGCGTTGTAGGCAAGGGTAAAGGCGGTGATTACTCGCTTCAGGGCGATGTGGCGTCCGAGGAGGCTATCATAAACTATCTCCGTCAACACATGGGGGGGTTAAGGGTAATATCGGAGGAAGCCGGAGAACTTTCCTACGGGGAGAGTCCCACATATACATTCATTATAGACCCCATCGACGGAAGCAGGAACTACAAGCGCGGGCTACCCTTCTTCGCCATCTCTATTGGCGTTGTGGAAGGCGAGACCTTAGACGACCTCATTGCAGGCGTTGTGTACGCTCCTCTCCTAAACATGGAGTTCACCGCTGTCAGAGGTCAAGGCGCTTGGCTGAACGGGAAACCAATTAGAGTGACATCTCAGGATGATCTTGCCAACGCTCTAGTCTTCGTTGGAGCTACGCCTAAGGCTGTCTTTCTCCCACAAGTTTATGCGCTCATGCTCACGCTTAGGGGGGGTGTAGTCAGGAGCCTAGGTAGCGCCAGCCTAGAGCTCTCGTTTGTGGCATCGGGAGGTGTAGACGCTTACATAGACCAGTGGGGTACCATGAGGGTCATTGACGTCGCGGCAGCTATCCTTATAGCGCGTGAAGCGGGTGCCTGGGTTAAAGTGAGGGGCTCTCTCAATGAGCGGGGAGCTGTTTCACTTAAAGAGAAACTAGCAGTAATAGCCGCCTCTACTGAGAAGCTTGGGAAGCAGCTGGAGGCTGTTTACCGCGAAGCGCTCAACATGGACTTCACAGAGATGTTCTATGCCTCGTGA
- a CDS encoding metallophosphoesterase codes for MKRIAIISDTHDNLDAVNAFLARTGGSIDAIIHAGDIVSPFTLRLFKGFKVYAVFGNNDGEKLLLAKTAENVGVVLEEAPLFLKINGRSIAVIHGASTPEKTEQLVEALARSGLFDIVVYGHTHRVDVRKIGETLVVNPGALSGYLATTRTFAVVDLEKLSVEVIEV; via the coding sequence ATGAAGCGTATTGCGATTATATCAGATACCCACGATAACCTCGATGCCGTGAACGCATTTCTCGCGAGAACTGGTGGTAGTATCGATGCTATCATACATGCAGGCGACATTGTTTCCCCGTTCACGCTAAGGTTATTCAAGGGGTTTAAGGTGTACGCGGTGTTCGGCAACAATGATGGCGAGAAGCTTTTACTTGCGAAAACAGCGGAGAACGTTGGAGTCGTACTAGAGGAGGCCCCCCTCTTCCTCAAGATCAATGGAAGAAGCATTGCCGTGATTCATGGAGCCTCCACACCGGAGAAAACTGAACAGTTGGTTGAAGCCCTGGCTAGGAGTGGTCTTTTCGACATCGTGGTCTATGGTCACACGCACAGAGTGGACGTCCGGAAAATAGGAGAAACGCTTGTGGTAAACCCCGGCGCTCTCTCGGGGTACCTTGCTACTACGCGCACCTTCGCTGTAGTTGACTTAGAAAAGCTTTCAGTGGAGGTAATTGAGGTGTAG